In Malassezia japonica chromosome 2, complete sequence, one DNA window encodes the following:
- a CDS encoding uncharacterized protein (EggNog:ENOG503NUKV; COG:Q; TransMembrane:17 (n4-12c17/18o33-56i139-158o164-181i193-212o218-238i367-390o410-430i519-552o572-590i611-635o641-661i1008-1030o1094-1114i1166-1186o1192-1211i1274-1296o1302-1322i)) — translation MPSALGTLVSSSGPCWLSPFGTVDWNPCFRAEVLNAALPYAAIVLSAIFWAAAVAVDKRHRQEKFAREVAQLNPDSSNFYQTFPESSETSPIVQATTPAERVFQTENAVVIDAALSIKEDLSSCATHERIAQEHRAKRILECVVAAMLALTHIAGASLSAEWERSWIVFWLYGTALSLYTLRTGRGFLMQKTLLSTLYLLVTVSNWRTSLVAKDAAPTRILTGVQLVLALCMAALSYVTPMSQTVPHKLRALYDTMHKRTVYSQLRTAMPTPPHERRGGEEVIASYSADADLPPPPEQHASLLSRALFAFVQPAIIKYYFQPITLPDVPQLMLGDRAAAVVSMFRSNEKVSRPGDQPSLWVRLLKNFLPLVVYQCSCSLVTTIMTIVPVYFLSRLLSFFSERAKSSEAPLHMGVLFALAMFGSQTLLSVFQSQALMTGRHICVQIRAVLTFEILSKTMRRSISLKKADDTPVERTSDDDTEDDAAPATDGQVTNLVSVDVNRVSEFAAYTHFLVPEQPLTVILGIVYLVSLLGMSAVIGLILLVVMIPFQAYLSRVLVSIQTRMLRATDERMNLASEVLTCIKTVKFFAWEKPFEVRMGETRTKELRLLRLNFFFSILNHITFIGTPMLVTMATFGAHTLVFQKTLTAETAFTALALFNTLRRPLADLPQLIHWLLNAVVSVRRIDNYLQQPDTGKYDQLLANVPQDAVYTPPSFSKIGFVDATFSYGEESQFSLQNLNCLFPVGEISCVIGPVGSGKTSLLLAMMGELHRVSGTTRMPCPIARSLVEPDPETHLTESVAYCSQSAWLLGTTVRQNILFGAKYDQGRYCEVLKACALEPDLDILEYHDETEVGEKGTSLSGGQKARISLARAFYSNAKHILIDDALSAVDAHTARHLNEKCFRGPLAKGRTIVLVTHAVTLMLPSASYAIVMDGGRIAAQGKPAALLAQGHIKEGSAVQLEAADEDTAVEDESLQKVRWEKAQERRARKALADKNEEKIAREQSSTSLYWLYMGSVAHKTGAAVLIWLVLTAMYVSIRAVDVGSGAWLRNWARSYEGHREVLLHAVHYVRSVPEQLLKESTVLEEDRTVYYLKGYAAIVVGFIVLSFVCDLLQFQASLQASARLYNRLIRALLFAKPQFYDKTPIGRITNRLSRDMEEIDQELSPVMQMTVENLISLVAIIAVICWATPKFLLVLGVVMAMYFTIGSLYLASSRDLKRIESVQRSPLYTLVGETISGMVTIRAYSDGERVMRQCLNLVDKWNRAFLFLWYENRWLSICCDVSGAGVTLTAALFLLLGTADAALAGFTLSYAITLVDVVLWLVRLYSVVEINMNSVERIGEYISIESERAGGSLPPAHWPTDSGSIDIKGLSVRYGPEFPLALTDVSFTITPGEKVGIVGRTGSGKSTLSLAFFRFLEAESGSIVIDGIDISNITLEALRSRLTIIPQDSQLFRGTVRANLDPFGTCDDGDMWFALQRCQLATGTHDGAFRPSDTSVIKTLDDAVEQGGANFSAGQRQLLSLARGLLKMRNSRILILDESTANLDSESDTLIQRTIREQMAPGVTILTVAHRLKTIIDYDKVLVLDKGHVLEFDSPANLLAKPNSSFYHLCAQSGDLDELTQAASEAQSHRIP, via the coding sequence ATGCCCAGCGCCTTGGGAACGCTCGTCTCGAGCAGTGGCCCCTGCTGGCTGTCCCCGTTTGGGACGGTTGACTGGAACCCATGCTTCCGCGCGGAAGTTTTAAACGCCGCGCTTCCCTATGCGGCAATCGTGCTCTCTGCCATTTTttgggcggcggccgtggcggtCGATAAGCGCCACCGCCAAGAAAAgtttgcgcgcgaggtcgcgcagctgaaCCCTGACTCGTCCAACTTTTACCAGACATTCCccgagtcgagcgagacgtcgccgatcgtgcaggcgacgacgccggcggagcgcgtctTTCAGACGGAAAATGCGGTGGTAatcgacgccgcgctctcgATCAAGGAAGATTtgtcgtcgtgcgcgacgcacgagcgcatcgcgcaggAACATCGTGCCAAGCGCATTCTCGAGTGCGTCGTTGCGGCCATGCTTGCTCTGACGCACATTgctggcgcgtcgctgtcgGCAGAATGGGAGCGTTCCTGGATTGTGTTCTGGCTGTACGGCACGGCACTGTCGCTGTACACGCTGCGCACTGGCCGCGGATTCCTGATGCAAAAGACGCTCTTGTCGACGCTTTACCTGCTCGTGACTGTATCCAACTGGCGCACGAGTCTCGTGGCAaaagacgcggcgccgacgcggatCCTGACCGGTGtgcagctcgtgctcgcgctgtGCATGGCGGCGCTGAGCTACGTCACGCCGATGTCGCAGACTGTGCCGCACAAGTTGCGTGCGCTGTACGACACGATGCACAAGCGCACCGTCTACAgccagctgcgcacggcgatgccgacgccgccccacgagcgccgcggcggtgaAGAGGTCATTGCAAGCTACTCGGCGGACGCAGacctgccgccgccgccggaacagcacgcgtcgctgctgagccgcgcgctctttgcgttTGTGCAGCCGGCCATCATCAAGTACTACTTCCAGCCGATCACGCTTCCCGACGTCCCGCAGCTCATGCTGGGCGAccgtgcggccgccgtggTGTCCATGTTCCGCTCGAACGAGAAAGTGAGTCGGCCGGGAGATCAGCCGTCGCTGTGGGTGCGCCTGCTGAAAAACTTCCTGCCGCTGGTCGTGTATCAGTGCAGCTGCTCGCTGGTGACGACAATCATGACGATTGTGCCGGTTTACTTCCTCTCGCGCCTGCTCAGCTTCTTTTCGGAGCGCGCCAAGagcagcgaggcgccgctgcacatGGGCGTGCTTTTTGCGCTGGCCATGTTTGGCAGCCAGACGCTCCTCTCCGTCTTTCAGTCGCAGGCGCTCATGACCGGCCGCCACATCTGCGTGCAGATCCGCGCCGTACTTACGTTTGAGATCCTTAGCaagacgatgcgccgcagcatcTCGCTCAAGAAGGCCGACGACACGCCGGTGGAACGCacgtcggacgacgacacggaagacgacgcggcgccggcaacCGACGGCCAGGTGACAAACTTGGTGTCGGTCGACGTGAACCGCGTGAGCGAGTTTGCGGCGTACACACACTTTCTCGTGCCGGAGCAGCCGCTGACGGTGATCCTCGGCATCGTTTACTTGGTGTCGCTCCTGGGCATGTCGGCCGTCATTGGCCTGATTCTGCTGGTGGTCATGATCCCATTCCAGGCGTACCTCTcgcgcgtcctcgtctCGATCCAGACGCGCATGCTGCGTGCGACAGACGAGCGCATGAACCTCGCAAGCGAGGTCCTTACCTGCATCAAGACGGTCAAGTTCTTTGCGTGGGAAAAGCCGTTCGAAGTGCGCATGGGCGAGACGCGTACCAAGGAGCTACGTCTCCTGCGCCTCAACTTTTTCTTTTCGATCCTGAACCACATTACGTTTATTGGCACGCCGATGCTCGTGACGATGGCGACCTTTGGCGCACATACGCTCGTCTTCCAAAAGACGCTCACCGCCGAGACGGCTTTtacggcgcttgcgctgttcaacacgctgcgccggccgcttGCGGATCTGCCGCAGCTCATCCACTGGCTCCTGAACGCTGTCGTGTCGGTGCGCCGTATCGACAACTACCTCCAACAGCCGGACACGGGCAAGTACGaccagctgctcgccaaCGTCCCGCAAGACGCAGTGTACACTCCTCCTTCGTTCTCCAAGATTGGGTTCGTGGACGCAACGTTCAGCTATGGCGAAGAGAGCCAGTTCTCGTTGCAAAATCTCAACTGCCTCTTTCCGGTCGGCGAGATCAGCTGCGTGATCGGCCCGGTAGGCTCGGGCAAGACGTCGCTTTTGCTTGCAATGAtgggcgagctgcaccgcgtCTCGGGCACGACGCGCATGCCGTGCCCTATTGCACGCTCGCTGGTCGAGCCGGATCCGGAGACGCACCTGACCGAGTCGGTCGCATACTGCTCCCAGAGCGCCTGGCTTCTCGGCACGACCGTGCGCCAAAACATTTTGTTTGGCGCCAAGTACGATCAAGGCCGCTACTGCGAGGTGCTCAAGGCctgcgcgctcgagccggaCCTCGATATCCTCGAGTATCACGACGAGACCGAGGTGGGCGAAAAGGGCAcgtcgctctcgggcgGCCAGAAAGCGCGCATCTCCCTGGCACGGGCATTCTACTCAAACGCGAAACACATTCTCATCGACGATGCCTTGTCGGCCGTCGATGCCcacacggcgcgccaccTGAACGAAAAGTGCTTCCGGGGCCCGCTGGCCAAGGGCCGCACGATCGTGCTCGTGACGCACGCCGTGACGCTCATGCTCCCGAGCGCATCGTACGCAATCGTGATGGATGGCGGGCGGATTGCAGCGCAGGGAAAGCCGgctgcgctccttgccCAGGGCCATATCAAGGAGGGGAGTGcggtgcagctcgaggcggccgatGAGGACAccgccgtcgaggacgagtcGCTGCAAAAGGTGCGCTGGGAAaaggcgcaggagcgccgtgcgcgcaaggcgctggcCGATAAGAATGAGGAAAAGATTGCGCGTGAGCAGTCGAGCACTTCGCTATACTGGCTGTACATGGGCTCGGTCGCGCACAAGACtggcgcggcggtcctCATTTGGCTTGTGCTGACGGCGATGTACGTCAGTATTCGTGCCGTGGACGTCGGGAGTGGCGCTTGGCTGCGCAACTGGGCGCGGTCGTACGAAGGCCaccgcgaggtgctgctgcacgccgtgcaCTACGTCCGCTCCGTGCCGGAACAGCTGCTCAAGGAGAGCACCGTGCTGGAAGAGGACCGTACTGTGTACTACCTGAAAGGCTACGCGGCGATCGTGGTGGGCTTCATCGTGCTTAGTTTTGTCTGTGATCTGCTCCAGTTCCAGGCGTCGCTGCAGGCATCCGCGCGCTTGTACAACCGCCTCATCCGTGCACTGCTCTTTGCCAAGCCGCAGTTCTACGACAAGACGCCGATCGGGCGTATTACGAACCGGTTGTCACGCGATATGGAGGAAATCGACCAGGAGCTGTCGCCCGTTATGCAAATGACGGTCGAGAACCTGATTTCGCTCGTGGCGATCATTGCAGTCATCTGCTGGGCGACGCCCAAGTTTTTGCTTGTGCTCGGTGTGGTGATGGCCATGTACTTTACCATTGGCTCGCTGTACCttgcctcgtcgcgcgacctgaagcgcatcgagagtgtgcagcgctcgccgtTGTATACTCTCGTCGGTGAGACCATCTCGGGTATGGTCACGATTCGCGCGTacagcgacggcgagcgtgtgATGCGCCAGTGCCTGAACCTGGTCGATAAGTGGAACCGTGCGTTCCTTTTCTTGTGGTACGAGAATCGCTGGCTGAGCATCTGCTGCGATGTgtcgggcgccggcgtgaCGCTCACCGCTGCGCTCTTCCTCCTGCTTGGCACGGCGGACGCAGCGCTGGCTGGCTTCACGCTATCGTATGCCATtacgctcgtcgacgtcgttTTGTGGCTCGTGCGTTTGTACTCGGTCGTGGAGATTAACATGAActcggtcgagcgcatcggcgagtACATCAGCATCGAGTCggagcgtgccggcggATCTTTGCCGCCTGCGCACTGGCCGACCGACTCAGGGAGCATCGATATCAAGGGGCTGTCCGTGCGCTACGGCCCGGAATTCCCGCTCGCACTTACCGATGTCTCTTTTACCATCACCCCTGGCGAAAAGGTCGGTATTGTCGGCCGTACGGGCAGCGGTAAGTCAACGCTGTCTCTTGCCTTTTTCCGCTTCCTCGAAGCCGAGTCGGGCTCGATCGTGATCGACGGGATCGACATTTCCAACATCACACTCGAGGCACTGCGCAGCCGCCTGACCATTATTCCCCAGGACTCGCAGCTCTTCCGCGGCACGGTCCGTGCAAACCTCGATCCGTTTGGGACATGCGACGATGGCGACATGTGgtttgcgctgcagcgctgcCAGCTTGCCACGGGCACGCACGATGGTGCCTTCAGGCCGAGCGATACGAGTGTGATCAAGACGCTTGATGACGCTGTCGAGCAAGGTGGCGCCAACTTTAGCGCCGGTCAACGCCAGCTTCTCTCGCTCGCCCGCGGCCTGCTCAAGATGCGCAACAGCCGCATCCTCATTCTCGACGAGAGCACCGCAAATCTCGACTCAGAGTCCGACACACTCATCCAGCGCACTATCCGTGAGCAAATGGCGCCTGGCGTGACGATTCTCACGGTCGCCCACCGCCTCAAGACCATTATTGACTATGACAAGGTCCTTGTCTTGGACAAGGGCCACGTTCTCGAGTTCGACTCGCCTGCGAACCTGCTCGCGAAGCCAAACTCGTCATTTTACCACCTCTGCGCCCAGAGTGGCGACTTGGACGAGCTGACCCAAGCCGCTTCCGAGGCGCAGTCGCATCGCATTCCGTAA
- a CDS encoding uncharacterized protein (TransMembrane:15 (o31-50i140-159o165-182i194-213o219-239i374-395o415-435i528-554o621-644i1026-1052o1087-1109i1160-1182o1188-1207i1272-1293o1299-1319i); EggNog:ENOG503NUKV; COG:Q) has product MLSVLDTQSGQSCWLTPFGTVDWNPCFRAEILNGVVPLAILTASGAWWFVSSAVDKKKRQEELAREVANLNPESSNFYHPTERATEETPLAPQPPKPNAAQRVFQTENAVLIDAALAIKETFRDAEVKENCQRVQHVKSLVELAAAALICITHVAGSALSAEWEARWIVFWVYATALSATALWKHKPLIAQKVLLSSVYLVVIVSNLRTSFLAPTSQAVRVVTAVQTALAVTIFTAIVTTPVTHPLPSKLTALYNTMHKQTHYEDLRTAMPTPPHEHEEETLAASYSKDTQPLHTPPEQYATLFGRALFTFVQPIILKYYRTPITLPDVPQIMAGDRAAAVTALFRTNQCADIGTDAKYVPLWRRLIQFFAPMLVYQGMCGLVATVLTLLPIVFLSRLLNFFTLQAEGGAAAPPLHMGVLYASGMFFSQVFFSIVQSQGLMTGRHVCSQIRSILTFEILSKTMRRSISAKKGSSDEDAEDSKEKGDDEEEQGAATDGQVTNLVSVDVSQVAEFSSYIHQLFPQEPLSVVLGIVYLINLLGMSAAVGLILLVLTIPLQSYLIRLSTEVSERMLKATDARLDLAGEVLACIKTVKFFAWEKPFEVRMAETRRKELNLLRFSNILQLFISLTFVGTPMLVTMATFGVHTLVFKKALTAETAFTALALFNTLRAPLTGLPGMIHWMLGAIVSVRRVDKYMQQPDTTKYEQLLNPSSEADHFSGGPDAIGFKNATFTYASEQDTEEQFKLRDITCSFPTGEISLVVGPVGSGKTSILLALMGELRRVKGETVMPWPIARSMVQPDPHTHLAESAAYCPQSAWLLGTTVRENILFGAKYDESRYREVLKACALEPDLDILEFHDETEVGEKGTSLSGGQKARISLARAFYSNAKYILIDDALSAVDAHTARHLCEKCFRGPLAKGRTIVLVTHAVTLMLPNSAYVAVMDGGRISAQGKPSVLLAQGQIREMTSTKSLGEEAHEDEQVQVEEDEALKTQRWEKALESRKRKENADKNEEKISREQSSLSLYKLYMGSVASSGRVAVIIWVTIVSMYVTIRAMEIGSGAWLRDWARSYDSTTAAVTLLREDNTVYYLKGYALIFVAFMLMSFVCYYVQYQASLWSSTRLYNRLIRALLLAKPQFYDKTPIGRITNRLARDTEELDRELSFVLLAVLEYSISLVSIIGVICWATPKFFFLLGFVLAMYYAIGTLYLSSSRVVKRIESVQRSPLYTLVGETISGMVTIRAYSDGERVMRQCLSLIDKWNRAFLLLWYENRWLSIYCDLSGALVTFSASLFLLLSASDAALAGFTLSYAITLVEVVLWLVRLYANVEISLNSVERIGEYIDIPSENRGGVAPPAHWPTDTGAIEIKELSVRYGPEFPLALTKVAFSITPGEKVGIVGRTGSGKSTLSLAFFRFLEAESGSIVIDGIDISTITLEALRSRLTIIPQDSQLFKGTVRSNLDPFGACEDAEMWFALQRCQLASGTLDGSFMPSETSVVKSLDDEVDQGGANFSAGQRQLLSLARGLLKMRNSRILILDESTANLDSESDTLIQRTIREQMAPGATILTVAHRLKTIIDYDKVLVLDKGYVVEYDSPNNLLKKNDSSFFQLCSQSGDLEELVQLAEAASASRAL; this is encoded by the exons ATGCTGTCTGTTTTAGACACGCAGAGTGGCCAGTCGTGCTGGCTCACCCCATTTGGTACCGTGGACTGGAATCCATGCTTTCGAGCTGAAATCTTGAACGGtgtcgtgccgctcgccaTCCTCACCGCCTCTGGTGCCTGGTGGTTCGTGAGCAGCGCAGTAGATAAGAAGAAGCGCCAAGAAGAACTCGCTCGTGAAGTCGCAAACCTCAACCCGGAATCCTCCAACTTTTACCATCCGACTGAGCGCGCAACAGAAgagacgccgctcgcgccgcagccgcccAAGCCCAACGCAGCACAGCGCGTTTTTCAGACAGAGAATGCCGTGCTCATTGATGCTGCTCTTGCCATCAAAGAGACATTCCGCGACGCAGAAGTCAAGGAGAATTGCCAGCGTGTGCAACACGTCAAGTCGCTCGTCGAACTTGCCGCTGCAGCATTGATTTGCAtcacgcacgtcgccggcaGCGCACTTTCCGCAGAATGGGAGGCTCGCTGGATCGTGTTTTGGGTGTATGCCACCGCACTTAGCGCGACTGCCTTATGGAAGCACAAACCGTTGATTGCGCAAAAGGTGCTGCTTTCTTCGGTCTATTTGGTCGTGATTGTGTCGAATCTGCGCACCAGTTTCCTAGCGCCGACGTCACAGGCAGTGCGTGTGGTCACGGCAGTCCAGACGGCACTTGCTGTGACTATATTTACAGCGATTGTTACTACACCGGTGACACATCCACTGCCGTCGAAGCTGACAGCACTGTACAACACAATGCACAAGCAAACGCACTACGAGGACCTCCGCACGGCGATGCCtacgccgccgcacgaACATGAGGAAGAGACACTCGCCGCAAGCTATTCGAAGGATACACAACCGCTCCATacgccgcccgagcagTACGCTACACTCTTCGGTCGTGCCCTATTTACTTTTGTGCAACCGATTATCTTGAAGTACTATCGCACCCCAATTACTTTGCCAGATGTGCCCCAGATTATGGCaggcgaccgcgccgcagcagtCACTGCCCTGTTCCGCACGAACCAATGCGCAGACATCGGTACAGATGCCAAGTACGTTCCGCTTTGGCGCCGCCTCATTCAATTCTTTGCACCGATGCTCGTTTACCAGGGCATGTGCGGGCTGGTGGCCACGGTGCTGACTCTGCTTCCGATCGTATTCCTCTCTCGCCTGCTCAACTTCTTTAcgctgcaggccgaggGAGGAGCGGCCGCGCCACCGCTGCACATGGGTGTCCTCTACGCTTCGGGCATGTTTTTCAGCCAGGTGTTCTTCTCTATCGTCCAGTCACAGGGTCTCATGACCGGCCGCCATGTCTGCTCGCAGATCCGGTCGATTCTTACCTTTGAGATTCTCAGCAAGACGATGCGCCGAAGCATTAGTGCAAAGAAGGGGTCTTCGGACGAGGATGCAGAAGACAGCAAGGAGAAGGGagacgacgaggaagaaCAGGGGGCCGCAACAGATGGCCAGGTCACCAACCTTGTGTCGGTCGACGTTAGCCAAGTTGCCGAGTTCTCGTCCTACATTCACCAACTCTTCCCGCAAGAGCCCTTGTCGGTCGTGCTGGGCATTGTTTATCTGATCAATCTCCTTGGCATGTCGGCGGCCGTTGGCCTAATCCTCCTTGTGCTTACTATCCCGTTGCAGTCATACCTGATCCGCTTGTCGACCGAGGTCTCGGAGCGGATGCTAAAGGCGACCGAtgcgcgtctcgacctCGCGGGCGAAGTCCTTGCTTGTATCAAAACGGTCAAGTTCTTTGCTTGGGAGAAGCCATTTGAGGTGCGCATGGCCGAAACGCGTCGGAAAGAGCTCAATCTGCTGCGCTTCAGCAATATCCTCCAGCTCTTTATCTCTCTGACATTTGTGGGCACGCCCATGCTCGTAACGATGGCGACGTTTGGAGTGCACACGCTTGTGTTTAAGAAGGCGCTCACGGCAGAGACCGCTTTTACGGCGCTGGCCCTGTTCAATACGCTCCGTGCACCGCTCACGGGATTGCCGGGTATGATCCACTGGATGCTGGGAGCGATTGtgtcggtgcgccgtgTGGACAAGTACATGCAACAGCCGGATACGACCAAGTacgagcagctgctcaaCCCGAGCTCGGAGGCGGACCACTTTTCGGGAGGACCCGATGCAATCGGCTTTAAGAATGCCACCTTTACCTATGCATCTGAGCAGGATACGGAGGAACAGTTCAAGCTGCGTGATATTACTTGCTCATTCCCTACGGGTGAGATCAGTCTTGTGGTCGGCCCTGTGGGCTCTGGCAAGACGTCAATTTTACTGGCCCTCATGGGTGAGCTCCGTCGGGTGAAGGGGGAGACGGTCATGCCATGGCCCATTGCGCGCTCGATGGTGCAACCAGACCCGCATACGCACCTGGCAGAGTCGGCGGCGTACTGCCCCCAGAGCGCCTGGCTCCTCGGCACAACCGTTCGCGAGAACATTTTGTTTGGTGCCAAGTATGACGAAAGTCGCTACCGTGAGGTGCTCAAGGCCTGCGCACTTGAGCCGGACCTTGATATCTTGGAGTTCCACGACGAGACCGAGGTGGGTGAGAAGGGCAcgtcgctctcgggcgGCCAGAAAGCGCGCATCTCCCTGGCGCGTGCCTTTTACTCGAACGCTAAGTACATCCTGATTGACGATGCCTTGTCCGCTGTTGACGCTCACACTGCCCGACACCTGTGCGAAAAGTGTTTCCGCGGTCCACTGGCTAAGGGTCGCACTATTGTACTCGTGACACACGCAGTCACACTCATGCTCCCCAACTCTGCCTACGTTGCGGTGATGGACGGTGGTCGCATTTCGGCGCAGGGCAAGCCTTCAGTGCTGCTGGCCCAAGGTCAGATTCGCGAGATGACGTCCACCAAGAGTCTAGGCGAAGAAGCCCACGAAGACGAGCAGGTGCAGGTCGAAGAAGACGAGGCATTAAAGACGCAGCGATGGGAAAAGGCGCTGGAGAGTCGCAAGCGGAAGGAGAATGCAGACAAGAACGAAGAGAAAATCTCGCGTGAGCAATCGAGTCTTTCGCTTTACAAGCTGTATATGGGCTCGGTCGCGTCGTCTGGCAGGGTTGCCGTCATCATCTGGGTTACAATCGTCTCAATGTACGTCACTATTCGCGCCATGGAGATCGGAAGCGGTGCCTGGCTTCGTGACTGGGCGCGGTCCTACGATAGTACGACCGCGGCAGTG ACCTTACTCCGCGAAGACAACACGGTGTACTATCTGAAAGGGTACGCCTTGATTTTTGTTGCTTTTATGCTCATGAGTTTTGTCTGCTACTATGTGCAGTACCAGGCATCGCTGTGGTCCTCGACACGTTTGTACAACCGCCTGATTCGCGCGCTACTCCTTGCCAAGCCGCAATTTTACGACAAAACGCCGATTGGGCGTATCACCAAtcgactcgcgcgcgacacaGAGGAGCTTGATCGCGAGCTCTCCTTTGTGCTGCTCGCCGTGTTGGAGTACTCGATCTCGCTCGTGTCCATCATCGGTGTCATTTGCTGGGCAACGCCCAAGTTCTTCTTCCTACTTGGTTTTGTGCTGGCCATGTACTATGCTATCGGAACGCTCTATCTCTCTTCCTCACGCGTTGTAAAGCGAATTGAGAGTGTGCAGCGTTCGCCGCTCTATACACTCGTCGGTGAGACCATTTCGGGCATGGTTACGATTCGCGCGTACAGCgatggcgagcgcgtgaTGCGCCAGTGCCTCAGCCTCATTGACAAGTGGAACCGCGCCTTTTTGCTTCTCTGGTACGAGAACCGCTGGCTGAGTATTTACTGCGACTTGTCCGGCGCCTTGGTCACCTTTAGCGCCTCGCTGTTCTTACTTTTGAGCGCTTCGGATGCGGCATTGGCTGGCTTCACCCTGTCGTATGCCATCACCCTGGTCGAAGTCGTGCTctggctcgtgcgcctgtACGCCAACGTCGAAATCAGCCTGAActcggtcgagcgcattgGCGAGTACATCGACATCCCGTCTGAGAACCGTGGTGGCGTCGCGCCCCCGGCGCATTGGCCGACCGACACGGGTGCGATTGAGATTAAGGAGCTGTCTGTTCGCTACGGCCCTGAATTCCCGCTGGCCCTGACCAAGGTTGCGTTCAGTATTACCCCTGGCGAGAAGGTCGGTATTGTCGGCCGTACCGGCAGCGGCAAGTCGACGCTATCGCTCGCCTTTTTCCGCTTCCTCGAAGCCGAGTCGGGCTCGATCGTGATCGACGGTATTGACATCTCCACGATTACATTGGaagcgctgcgcagccgccTGACCATCATCCCCCAGGACTCGCAGCTGTTCAAAGGAACGGTCCGCTCGAACCTCGATCCTTTCGGAGCGTGTGAGGATGCCGAGATGTGGTTTGCTCTGCAGCGCTGCCAGCTCGCATCCGGTACGCTGGATGGTAGCTTTATGCCGAGTGAGACGAGTGTCGTCAAGTCGCttgacgacgaggtcgaccaGGGCGGTGCCAACTTTAGCGCCGGTCAACGCCAGCTTCTCTCGCTCGCCCGCGGCCTGCTCAAGATGCGCAACAGCCGTATCCTCATTCTCGACGAAAGCACCGCAAATCTCGACTCAGAGTCCGATACACTCATCCAGCGCACTATCCGTGAGCAAATGGCGCCTGGCGCGACGATTCTCACGGTCGCCCACCGCCTCAAGACCATTATTGACTATGACAAGGTCCTTGTCTTGGACAAGGGCTACGTTGTCGAGTACGACTCGCCTAATAACTTGCTCAAGAAGAACGACTCGTCCTTCTTCCAGCTCTGCTCGCAAAGCGGCGACTTGGAAGAACTTGTACAGCTCGCCGaagcggcgagcgcctcacGCGCATTGTAG
- the NAT2 gene encoding DUF1279 super (EggNog:ENOG503P37U; BUSCO:EOG09265B4G; COG:S; TransMembrane:2 (i90-116o185-206i)): protein MAMPMPLHRSVQRAVPQALTGRAVAMQPLASPILRMSRAFAAGAPPPKPIGETMEQKTKDAAKAAETHMEDEAPPTGSLRQRLRTIMRRYGWWALGIYFLMSTIDCGLTFAAIHFYGGDNVRELERVVRDWVGLAKKEEEPAEQSPDTEKARKLVAAEDQPTEWDEMIARLSTEFVLAYGIHKTILLPVRAGVTAAITPAVVRWLIRRGWARPIKAAATASAAGAKA from the coding sequence ATGGCGATGCCGATGCCCCTGCATCGCAGCGTCCAGCGGGCTGTGCCGCAAGCGCTAACTGGCCGCGCGGTGGCCAtgcagccgctcgcgagccCCATCCTGCGTATGTCGCGCGCATTCGCGGCGGGTGCCCCACCACCTAAGCCTATTGGGGAGACCATGGAGCAAAAAACCAAGGacgcggccaaggcggccgAGACCCATatggaggacgaggcgccacCGACCGGTAGTCtccgccagcgcctgcgcacgaTCATGCGCCGCTACGGATGGtgggcgctcggcatctACTTCCTGATGTCGACTATCGACTGCGGTCTGACGTTTGCAGCGATCCACTTCTACGGTGGTGATAATGTGCgggagctcgagcgcgtggtcCGCGACTGGGTCGGCCTCGCCAAGAAGGAAGAGGAGCCTGCGGAGCAGTCGCCTGACACTGAGaaggcgcgcaagctcgtcgccgccgaagACCAGCCGACGGAGTGGGACGAGATGATCGCGCGTCTCTCGACCGAGTTTGTACTCGCCTATGGCATTCACAAGACCATCCTGCTTCCGGTGCGTGCTGGCGTTACGGCTGCCATCACCCCTGCAGTAGTCCGCTGGCTGATCCGCCGGGGATGGGCAAGGCCCATCAAGGCCGCAGCAACGGCttcggccgccggcgccaagGCGTGA